Within the Flavobacterium sp. N502536 genome, the region CTAAAAAAATCCTTTTTGAAGGAGATGGTTATAGTGATGCCTGGGAAAAAGAAGCGGCTAAAAGAGGGTTGAGTAATTTTAAAACCACTCCGGAAGCGATTAAAGCGAAAGTTTCTAAGCAAGCTTTGGAATTATTTGACGAACTCGGAATTCTGAATCACGTTGAAGCGGAAGCGCGTTACGAAATTGAATTGGAAGAATACACTAAGAAAATCCAGATCGAAGGAAGGGTATTAGGGGATATCGCGAGAAACCATGTTATTCCAACTGCTATTCGCTACCAAAATACTTTAATTGAAAATGTAAAAGGGTTAAAAGAGATTTTTGGTAAAGAGTTTGAAACCATTGCAAAAGAACAAATCGTTCTGATCAAAGAAATCTCAGGTCATATAGAAGGAATCAATTCTAAAGTACTGGCGATGACTAGTGAGCGAAAAACAGCAAATCAATTGACCGATGCACAAAAAATGGCAGAAGCGTATTGTAACAAAGTAAAACCTTATTTTGAAGACATCCGCAATCACTGTGATAAATTAGAATTGTTAGTAGATGATGAAAGCTGGACTTTGACGAAATACAGAGAATTGTTGTTTACCAAATAACATTTAGCATATACACTTTCTTAAATCCTGTCTTTTCCAAGACGGGATTTTTTTTATGATTTTGTTAAAAAATTGATATTATGATTTTGTTTTAACAAATGTCTAAGTCAAATTGTGATCAAATTATGAAAAGTAGCTTTTTTCCTGCTAAGAAAAAAACGCATTAAAGTAGTTCATCGAGATAGTTTTACAGTTCATCGAAAAGTAATTAAGATATTGGAAAATAGGTATTTATACCTGTTTTGGTTGGTGATAAGTTTTCTAATTTTGATCATGAAGAAAGAAAATAAGAGCTTTGATTTTTATTTTTGAATGAAGATTTTGAGTGCATGATTTCCCTAAATCATACTGACCTACGTAATAAATTGAATTAATAACCAATTAAATATATTTATTATGAAAAAAGCAATTTTAAGCATCTCCGCGATGCTGTTTGTGGGAGTCGCAGCTTTTGCGCAAGGTAACATGAGTGATGTGGACCAGACAGGTTTATTAAATGGTGCACTAGTAATTCAGGTAGGAGCAACTAATAGCTCAGATGTTGACCAAATAGGTATTGCCAACGTTGCAATTGTAGGACAATATGGAGATGATAATGAGTCTACTGTTGGACAATTAGGAGGAGGAAATGTTGCTATAGTAACACAAATCGGAGACAATAATGACTCTAGCATCGCTCAGGGAATCTGGTTCGGTAATCTTGCAGTTACTACTCAAATTGGAGCTTACAACAATTCTGATGTATTACAGATTGGTAACTTCAATACAGCTACTACTAATCAATTTGGTCTTGCCAATAACGCTTTGACACTTCAATTCGGAAATGACAACACCGCATCTACAGATCAATTTGGACTGTTTAACAATGCAGCTACTTTACAATTAGGCTGGGACAACACTTCTAGTATTCAACAATACGGAGCCGGCAACTTTGCAGCCACTGCACAATTTGGAAACGATCATATGAGTACAGTTACTCAAACAGGTTTCTTAAATGGAAGTGTAGTAATTCAATCTAACTAAGAATAAACCAGGAAAAGGAAGAACTTGAACTATTAAGTTCTTCCTTTTTTTAAATTACAAAAGGTCATGAAACGTTTAGCCACTTTTATCTTCTTACTAATCACAGGGATTTTATTCTCTCAAGTAATTGATGTGAATAGAGGTGACTATTTATTAAATGAAGCCTACAATCGCAATCAAAATCAAACAGTAAATCAATACATCAGAAGCAGCAACATCGTAACTGTTGCTCAAATTGGAAACTACAATCAAGCCAATTTAACCATCATAAGTAATAATGCTTATGTTACCGCACAACAGACAGGCAATAATAACTACATGAATGTCTACAAATATGCTGATGAAATTAATCAGTCCTACACACAAACAGGCAATAACAATTATATAAATGATACTTCGATGTATTCGCGTGGAGTGACTTCCATGGCAATCAATCAGTACGGCAATAATTTATCGGTAATCAGTACCGGCTCAAATTCGATATCTAAAGATTTAATAATTAATCAAACGGGAAACTCGGGGACAATTTACATATTCAATCGATAGTATCATGAAAAAGTATTGGAGCATATTGATTATTGTTTTTGCTATTTTTTTTTCTGAATCTGGATTTTCTCAGGAAGTTCACATTGAAGTAAAAGCCAAAATAGAAGTAAAAGAAATAGAAAATTTACTTGCTATTACGGGAACTGCAGAAAACTTAAAATCGCAGTTTAAGAACATATCATATAAATTGACTGTATTTAAAAAAAACAAAAAAAACTCGAATAAATCAAATAATGCGCAGGACGGAAGAGTCACCCTGGAACCGATTCAAAAAGTGGAACTTTCTAAAACGCAGGTTAATTTTACACCAGAAGATGAAATCATAATATTGCTATTAATTTATGATGAAAAAAATGAATTGATAGGTAAAGACCGTGTTGTTTTTGGAGAAGATAAAGTATCAGATACCGGAAAGTCAATTCCTGTAGATGGAATTGAAATGATCGGGATTGTTGCTAACGATACCAAAACAAAACTGGGGAATGATTTTTATGATTTTTTTTACGCACAATATTCAAAGCTAAGAATTAATACAACTAAAATCGTGACCGTTCAGGAGGAATTGACTTTTGGACGTACAACAAAAATTACTATTCTGGTAGATGGAGAAATAGTCGAAGAATTTATTTCACGTCCGGACGAAGATTTTTTAAAATACATGGCAGAATCTGCCGCATCAAAAGCATTTAAGTATTTTAAAGACATCGAAAAACAGAATAAAATAATCACTCAGTATTAATAAATAACTCAATATTAATAATCGAGAAGTAATTTTTGTAGAGGAGTTTTTCTTTTTTTTTTAATGTAGGAAACTAAATAACAGCAATATGAAAAATTTAATTTCATTCGTATTTGTGTTGGGTTTTTGCACCGTTTCTTTCGCACAGGATCTTGCTTATAAGCCTATAAATCCGGCTTTTAGCGGTGGTGAAACTTTTAATTATCAATGGATGCTTAGTTCTGCACAGGCACAAAATGATTATAAAGAAGACAATACAAACGGATACAAGCAGCCAACAGATCTGGAGCGTTTTAAAAGTACTTTAAATAACCAATTGCTCAACCGAATTTCAAATTCATTATTTGAAGGTCAATTTGGGTCAGGTACAGGTTCTGGCGGTGGTACTGGCGGTGGCCAAGGACTTACTCCGGGTAATTATGTATTCGGAACGCTGTCTGTGGATATTTACAATTCTAACTTAGGAATGGTTGTCAATATTCTGGATATAGAAACTGGCGAGCAAACGCAAGTTATTATACCGGGTAAATAGTCTGGTATTCGATTTTTATAAAAAGTAAGTTCATGTTTTATTATTAAAAAATAACTAATTATGAATAAAACTCTCCTTTTTCTACTGTTAATAACCTGCCTACTCTTTTCAGGATGTGGCGCTTATTTTAATCAACCCGTAGGAGTTCAGAAAGCTGTTTTTGGAGAAAACACTTCTGCAACTGAACACTTAGTCGATATGCCAAAACCAAAAGAACAGATTGTGGTGGGCGTGTATAAATTTAAAGACCAGACAGGTCAATACAAAGCGACGGAAGTTGGAAGCACATTTAGCACAGCAGTTACTCAGGGTGCTACTTCTATTTTAATAAAAGCACTTCAAGATTCAAAATGGTTTGTTCCTATAGAACGTGAGAATCTGGGAAATTTATTAAACGAACGAAACATTATCCGGTCTACACGTCAGGAATATGAAGCAAAAAAAGAAGGCAGTGAAGCAGTATTGACGCCTTTACTCTTTGCGGGAGTTTTATTAGAGGGCGGTATTATTTCTTATGACACCAATATTATTACCGGAGGTTTTGGAGCCCGATATTTTGGCGCCGGAGGTTCTACGCGATACAGACAAGATCGGGTTACGGTATATTTAAGATTGGTTTCTACCTCAAACGGAAAAATACTAAACACGGTTTATGTTTCTAAGACCATCTTATCACAAAGTATAGACGCCAGTTTATTTCGATATGTAAATCTAAATCGACTTTTGGAAGTAGAAACCGGTTTTACCAGAAATGAACCCATTCAGCTGGCAGTTACAGAAGCCATAGAAAAAGCCGTTGAAGGTCTTATTGTAGAAGGAATCAAAGACAAGCTTTGGGAAGTGAATGCGCCTCAAAATCAAATCGATAATTTTGTATCAGCCTACGATAAAGAAAAAAGCGAAGCCGATCTGGCCCAATTATACGATAGAAATTTAGAAGGCAAAAGAGGCCGTTTTGGTATAGAGATCTCCGGTGGAACAACTATTATACAAGGCGATTATAAAAGTCCTGAGCCGCGTCCAATGGCCAGAGGGGCTGTGAAATATTTTTTCACTCCGGCTTTTAACATAAGCGCTTCAACCAATGTATTCAAAATTCAGAATAAAGGAAAAGACGATTTGGGGTATATATCTACAGATCTCAATCTCGAATGCACCATATTACCTCGTGATATTCTGACGCCCTTTATTTATGGGGGGTACGGATTTGAATTTAATAAGGACTACAAAAATTTCCATAGTAAAGTTCAATTTGGAGGTGGTGTCGAATATATGGCTACCAGTCAGTTAGGAGTAAAATTATTCGCAGAATATAATATGGCCTTTAGCGACAATGTCGATTATATCGTAAGAGGTAAAAGAGATGATTATTACTGGAAACTTGGTTTGGGACTCACTTATTACTTCCCAAAAAGTTTCAAGCATAAGAAAAAATAGTTCGGCAGTATAATGCCAAAGAGCGATATTTTTTCAATAAAAAATAGAGAAAAAAGTCAAGATAAGTTTAACCAAATCAAGACCGCAATGAAAATAGGACTAAAAATATTGATATGCTTTATGCTTTTGATTTCTTGTAGTGAAGATCAAGTCGATGAAACAGGAACAGGAGCAATAAAAGGAAGAGTAGTAGATGCGCGAACATATGAAGGAATAGAAAACGCACGTATTTCTTCAAGCCCAACTACGAGTACCGTATTTTCGGATAAAGACGGATATTTCGAGATAGATAAAATAACATTGGGAAAATATTCTTTTCAGGCCCAGAAAGATGGTTTTACCGCCAGATTTGAACCTGCCACTGTTGAGAAAGACATAACAGCTCAGATTATTTTTGAGTTACAAGTCTCTACCGCCAATAACAAACCACCAGATGTTCCCGTACTAACCGCACCTACAGACAATGCTACAGCACAGCCTCTGACCGTAGATTTAACCTGGACAGCAAAAGATCCGGAATCAGATCCGATGACCTATACCGTTACGGTGAAAAACGGAACAACAGACGAAACTAAAACCTATGCCAATCTAAAAGAAACAAAACTTAACATTTCAGGTTTAAGTTTTAGTACAAAATACTATTGGCAGGTAACCGTAGACGATGGAATTAACAAACCCATAAATAGTGTCACAAACTCCTTTACGACTTTAGCATTTCCAAATCCGAGATATTTGTATGTTAAAAAAGTAAAAAATAACAATGTTATTTATACAGCCGATGAAGCCGGAAACGAACTTCAATTATCCTCTGCCGAAGTAAACAGCTACAGACCGAGAAAAAATTTAAGCATCAACAGAATTGCTTATATAAGTTCTGACGGATCATTAAATCAAATATTTACCATGAATCCGGATGGTACCGATGTCAAAAAAATTACAAACTTTATACCGATAGCAGGATTTAATATGGAGTATGTTAATTATTGCTGGAGCACCAACGGAAGACAAATTATTTATCCAAATTTTGACAGATTGTATCGCATTGATTCTGACGGATCGGGATTGGTTCAATTGTTTAAAACGCCAAACGGAAAATTCATCTCAGAATGTGAATGGAGTCAGGACGGGTCACAAATTGTACTTAAAGTAAATGATATGTCAGGATACGGTGTTGAGATATATGTTATCAATACCGCCGGTGATGTATTGTATCAGGTGCTTTCCGGAGTAACGGGTGGTGCAAGTGGTATTAGTATTTCTGTAGACAATAGTAAAATTGCCTATACCAGAGATATTTCAGGATTCGAAAATTCGACTTACAGACGATTAGACTCCAGAATATTTATTTACACAGTCGTGGATAATACTTCAACCGAATTGGCAAGTCAAAAACCAAATGGATTTAATGATTTCGATGTAAAATTCTCTCCAAATGAAGCGGAGCTGATTTATGTCAATACATCAAATGATGGTTTATCAGCCAACACTATACAAAAAGTTACTATTTCTAGCAGCAATAGTAATGGTTCTCGAACAACACTGTTTCAGAACGCCTCAATGCCGGATTGGAGGTAAAATACTAAAAACTCAATTTTTGATAACCAATTTTATTGAAAAAAATCGGCAGTGCCTAAAAGCTTGCCGATTTTTTTTGTGAATCAGACATACGAATCAATCAAAGAATTAAAAAAAGGGATTATCTTTGCACCACATCAACACAAACTAAGTTACATGAGTTCAGATTCTAGCAAAAGGTACGCACAAAGAGGTGTTTCGGCATCAAAAGAAGACGTACACAACGCCATAAAAAATATTGATAAAGGTTTATTCCCGCAGGCATTTTGTAAAATTGTACCTGATTATTTAACACAAGACCAGGAGCACTGTTTGATTATGCATGCCGATGGTGCCGGTACAAAATCATCATTAGCCTATATGTACTGGAAAGAAACCGGAGATATTTCAGTTTGGAAAGGAATTGCTCAGGATGCTTTAATCATGAATATTGATGACTTATTGTGCGTAGGGGCAACCGATAATATCTTGCTTTCGTCAACAATCGGAAGAAACAAAAACTTAATTCCGGCTGAGGTCATTTCGGCGATCATCAACGGTACCGAAGAACTAATCAACGAATTAAAATCTTTTGGGGTAACCATTCATTCAACAGGAGGCGAAACTGCCGATGTAGGTGATGTTGTTCGTACTATTATTGTCGATTCTACGGTAACTGCTCGTATGAAACGCAGTGATGTCGTAGATAATGCCAACATAAAAGCAGGAGACGTAATTGTTGGATTGGCTTCTTTTGGTCAGGCTACTTACGAAAAAAGCTATAACGGAGGGATGGGAAGCAACGGATTAACTTCTGCACGTCATGATGTTTTCGGAAAATACCTTGCGGCAAAATATCCGGAAAGTTACGATGCAGCTGTACCCGAAGAATTAATCTATTCAGGACAGGTAAATTTAACCGATGCTGTCGAAAACAGTCCAATAAATGCAGGACAGTTGGTACTTTCTCCAACCAGAACGTATGCGCCAATTATCAAGAAAATTTTGGATACTTATACGCCAAAAGATATTCACGGAATGGTGCATTGCAGTGGAGGAGCTCAGACTAAGATTTTACATTTCGTTCAGAACTTACATATTATAAAAGACAATTTATTTCCGGTTCCGCCATTGTTCCAGTTAATTCAGGAGCAATCTAAAACCGATTGGAAAGAAATGTACCAGGTTTTCAATTGCGGTCACCGTATGGAAATTTATGTTCCTGAAAACATTGCACAAGATATTATTGCAATTTCAAAATCATTTAATGTAGACGCACAAATTGTTGGTAGAGTAGAAGCAGCAACTGCTAAAAAACTTACCATTACCAGCGAATACGGAACATTCGAATATTAATATTTTTTGAAATAAAGACACAAAGGTTCTGAGTTGCAAAGGTTTTTATGCTGGAGTTTATCACAGAACCTTTTTTTATTAATCATTGGCTTTTTTAGAAGCTAATCCCGCTATTCGTTGCAATCTTTTGTGCCGAACCCCGTCACAAAAGGATTTTCACTTCTATCGGGGCTAAAAACATCAAATCATGTACGAATTACTTTTTTGGAGATATTTAGAAGAGGTTTATTTAAACCATCATGAAGTTTATGAAGCCCTTGTGGAAAAAGAAGAAGTAGAAGGTCTTGAGACCCTTCCCGTTGAAGTTATCTTAAACCGAATCAACTCAGTTTTTTCTCAATGGGAGAGAGTGGACGAAAATAGTTGGAAAAACAACGGAGGAAAAGGAGCTTTTCAGGTCATTACGACACCACAAAGCATCAAAATCGATTGTTACGGAACCGAAGGAAAAACCATGAACAAACTGGTTTCTTTGATGGAAGAATTCAAATGTCCGTTATACGATCCGCAAGTTCCGGAGCGTTATGACGAAATGAGTGAATAAACTATCAATTTTGTAAAACTTTGCGAATCTCTGTGAAATAGTTTTTAGATAAAGTAAATAGAAGACTTTATAGTGAGCGGTTCAAAAAAAAATCTCATGACAACATCAAATTTTAATTTCTCCGATACTATAATTTTAGAAGACGAGTCCGTTTTATTGCGCCCTTTACAAGAATCTGATGTCGATAATTTATTGGAAATTTCGATCAACGAACCGGAAACCTGGAAGTACTCACTCGTAGGTGCAGATGGAAAAGAAAATCTGATCCAATACATTCAGCTGGCGATAAAAGCACGCGAAAATCAAAAAGAATTTCCGTTTATAGTTTTCGATAAAAAAACTCAAAAATATGCAGGTTCAACCCGTTTCTACGATATGAATCTCGAATATAAAACACTTCAGTTAGGATTCACCTGGTACGGATCGGCATTTAGAGGTACCGGACTGAACAAACATTGTAAATTTTTATTGCTGCAATTTGCCTTCGAAACACTTGGTATGGAACGAGTAGAATTCCGTGCCGATAATAATAACGAACGCAGTATTGCTGCGATGAAAAGCATCGGCTGTAAAGTCGAAGGTGTTTTAAGAAGTCATATGCCAACCGCAAATAGTGATGTTCGCCGTGATTCCATCGTTTTAAGTATTTTAAGAAACGAATGGTTTGATGAGGTAAGAGAAAATTTAAAGCGTAAGCTTTAAAAAGAGGTGCTAGCCTCGATTCATTTGGTACAGCCAGATTTTAATCCGGTTAAAACGGAATGGGAAGAAAAGAGGAACCATTGGTTCGTCCTATTTTACAAACCCATTGTGGATTTGTAATTTGCCCAAAAATAAAATCTGTCGTCATAATATGTGCCGTTCCTACGGAACTCTTGGGTGGGATGCATTATTTTACAACGGATTAAAATCCGTTGCTACGATATGTTTCGTTCCTACGGAACTCCTTAATACAACATCTAATTTTGTAATAAATGAAGATATCTCCCTAAGAAAAGATTTTTTTGATGAGGTAAGAGAAAAAAGCGTAAGCTTTTAAAAAAGAGGCGCTAGCCTCGGCCCATATTGTAGGGCCGGATTTTAATCCGGTCAAAACGAAATGAAAGGAAAAGAAGAAGCATCGGTTCGCCCCATTTTACAAAACGTATAATTTGGTAAAAATAAAGCGTAAGCTTTTAAAAAAGAGGCGCTAGCCTCGGCCCATATTGTAGGGTCGGATTTTAAACCCGGTCAAAACGGAATGGAAGAAAAAGAAGAAGCATCGGTTCGCCCCATTTTACAAAACGTATAATTTGGTAAAAATAAAGCGTAAGCTTTAAAAAAGAGGCGCTAGCCTCGGCTCATATTGTAGGGCCGGATTTTAATCCGGTTAAAAACGGAATGGAAAGAAAAGAAGAACCATCCGGTTCGCCCCATTTTATTTACAGAATTTAAGAACACAATTCATTAGAATTTTAAAATTTGGATTGGCATTTAATTTCTATCCGTCTTTCAAAATTAAATTTTGTTCTTTTCTAAGTTTGACAACCAATTGATCAATATGGGTTTTTATTTTTTGCGGTAAAGAATTCCAATTATTGTCTTTTTTAAAGCTCCTGCAATAATCCAGATCACATTCTACGGCGCGAATCACGTACTTTTTGTTTTGGTATACCGTAATAATTTTGACACGTCTTATCTCATTGTACTCTGTTTTTGTACCGTAAACGATTACGGGATCGATATATCCGTCTCCATCAAGATCTTTGGTACTGCTGTATTTTGTCCAGAACCAGATATTTGTTTCTTTGGGATCATAATCTTCCAGTAAATCATTGATTCGCCATTTTTCAAGAAAACCTCCATGATCATTAAGGACATAAATGGCCTGTATTTTTGTATTTAAAGTGTCATTTTGGGTGATTGTTTTTTGATTTTCGCAGAATAGCAATTCATAAACCCCACCTTTATCGGAACACTCGAAGGCTTTATAGATTGGAAAATCAGAAAGATTGTTGAGCTCTCTTTGAGTGATTTCTTTTTTTGTTAGTCTGTGACTTTCTATTTTTTGTGCAGAACTGAATGTACTATAAAAAAGAATCCACAATAAAATATATTTTTTCATGTATGTTATGACATTTTGCAGAATCAAAGATATTTAAAAGCTTTTGAGAATGGATCATTTTATATTTTTTAAAAAGCATATTTTGTTGTATTTTTCAAATCTGAAAGTATTGATAAATCGATTTAGTAGATGCCAGATACTGCTTTAAGCAAAAAATAATCATTAAAAGAAAACTAATGAATAGAATAAATTGTAAAAATTTTGTTTTTGGATTATCCTTTTTAATATTTGGTTGTACCGTAAATGCTCAGAAAAAACCGACTGAAAAACGAGATCTGATTCAGTACGTTGATCCGATGATTGGGACAGCCAAAATGGGACATACCTATCCCGGCGCAACAGTTCCGTTTGGAAGTGTGCAGTTGAGTCCTGAAACTGATACTATAGCTTACAGTACAAATGGGAAATACAATGGAGATGTCTATAAATATTGTGCGGGATACCAATATGAAGATAAAACAATTGTAGGGTTTAGTCACACTCATTTTAGCGGGACAGGGCATTCTGATTTAGGCGACTTTTTAATTATGCCCACAACAGGAAAGTTACAATTGAATCCGGGTATTGCTTCAAAGCCGTTATCGGGTTACCGATCGGCATTTTCTCATACTACCGAAAAAGCAGAGCCGGCCTATTACAGTGTGCTACTGGAGGACCATAAAATCAAAGCGGAACTAACAGCCACCACACGTGTAGGAATGCATCAGTACACCTTTCCAAAGTCGGATGAAGCTCATGTGATTTTGGATCTGACTTCCGGAATTTACAATTATGATAAAAAAAATGTATGGACTTTTGTTCGTGTTGAAAATGATACTTTGATTACGGGTTACCGCCAGACGAATGGCTGGGCGAGAACCAGAACGGTTTATTTTGCGATGAGCTTTAGTAAACCTATTAAAAGCTACGGTCAGGCGGTATCAGAAAAAAGTGTGTACAGAGGTTTTTGGGGTAGGTTTGACCAGACGAAAAACTTCCCCGAAATGGCGGGTCAGAACTTAAAATTGTTTTTTGATTTTAACACGGAAGAAGGAGAGAAAATCAAAATCAAAATGGCTTTATCACCTGTAAGTTCTGCCGGTGCACTTGAAAATATGAAAAAAGAAGTTCCGGGCTGGGATTTCGAAAAAGTTAAAAAACAAAGTCAGGAAATCTGGAACAACGAGTTGAATAAAGTTCAGATTGAAACC harbors:
- a CDS encoding carboxypeptidase regulatory-like domain-containing protein; protein product: MKIGLKILICFMLLISCSEDQVDETGTGAIKGRVVDARTYEGIENARISSSPTTSTVFSDKDGYFEIDKITLGKYSFQAQKDGFTARFEPATVEKDITAQIIFELQVSTANNKPPDVPVLTAPTDNATAQPLTVDLTWTAKDPESDPMTYTVTVKNGTTDETKTYANLKETKLNISGLSFSTKYYWQVTVDDGINKPINSVTNSFTTLAFPNPRYLYVKKVKNNNVIYTADEAGNELQLSSAEVNSYRPRKNLSINRIAYISSDGSLNQIFTMNPDGTDVKKITNFIPIAGFNMEYVNYCWSTNGRQIIYPNFDRLYRIDSDGSGLVQLFKTPNGKFISECEWSQDGSQIVLKVNDMSGYGVEIYVINTAGDVLYQVLSGVTGGASGISISVDNSKIAYTRDISGFENSTYRRLDSRIFIYTVVDNTSTELASQKPNGFNDFDVKFSPNEAELIYVNTSNDGLSANTIQKVTISSSNSNGSRTTLFQNASMPDWR
- a CDS encoding AIR synthase related protein — translated: MSSDSSKRYAQRGVSASKEDVHNAIKNIDKGLFPQAFCKIVPDYLTQDQEHCLIMHADGAGTKSSLAYMYWKETGDISVWKGIAQDALIMNIDDLLCVGATDNILLSSTIGRNKNLIPAEVISAIINGTEELINELKSFGVTIHSTGGETADVGDVVRTIIVDSTVTARMKRSDVVDNANIKAGDVIVGLASFGQATYEKSYNGGMGSNGLTSARHDVFGKYLAAKYPESYDAAVPEELIYSGQVNLTDAVENSPINAGQLVLSPTRTYAPIIKKILDTYTPKDIHGMVHCSGGAQTKILHFVQNLHIIKDNLFPVPPLFQLIQEQSKTDWKEMYQVFNCGHRMEIYVPENIAQDIIAISKSFNVDAQIVGRVEAATAKKLTITSEYGTFEY
- a CDS encoding curli production assembly/transport protein CsgE; translated protein: MKKYWSILIIVFAIFFSESGFSQEVHIEVKAKIEVKEIENLLAITGTAENLKSQFKNISYKLTVFKKNKKNSNKSNNAQDGRVTLEPIQKVELSKTQVNFTPEDEIIILLLIYDEKNELIGKDRVVFGEDKVSDTGKSIPVDGIEMIGIVANDTKTKLGNDFYDFFYAQYSKLRINTTKIVTVQEELTFGRTTKITILVDGEIVEEFISRPDEDFLKYMAESAASKAFKYFKDIEKQNKIITQY
- a CDS encoding CsgG/HfaB family protein, with product MNKTLLFLLLITCLLFSGCGAYFNQPVGVQKAVFGENTSATEHLVDMPKPKEQIVVGVYKFKDQTGQYKATEVGSTFSTAVTQGATSILIKALQDSKWFVPIERENLGNLLNERNIIRSTRQEYEAKKEGSEAVLTPLLFAGVLLEGGIISYDTNIITGGFGARYFGAGGSTRYRQDRVTVYLRLVSTSNGKILNTVYVSKTILSQSIDASLFRYVNLNRLLEVETGFTRNEPIQLAVTEAIEKAVEGLIVEGIKDKLWEVNAPQNQIDNFVSAYDKEKSEADLAQLYDRNLEGKRGRFGIEISGGTTIIQGDYKSPEPRPMARGAVKYFFTPAFNISASTNVFKIQNKGKDDLGYISTDLNLECTILPRDILTPFIYGGYGFEFNKDYKNFHSKVQFGGGVEYMATSQLGVKLFAEYNMAFSDNVDYIVRGKRDDYYWKLGLGLTYYFPKSFKHKKK
- a CDS encoding M949_RS01915 family surface polysaccharide biosynthesis protein gives rise to the protein MKKYILLWILFYSTFSSAQKIESHRLTKKEITQRELNNLSDFPIYKAFECSDKGGVYELLFCENQKTITQNDTLNTKIQAIYVLNDHGGFLEKWRINDLLEDYDPKETNIWFWTKYSSTKDLDGDGYIDPVIVYGTKTEYNEIRRVKIITVYQNKKYVIRAVECDLDYCRSFKKDNNWNSLPQKIKTHIDQLVVKLRKEQNLILKDG
- a CDS encoding GNAT family N-acetyltransferase, coding for MTTSNFNFSDTIILEDESVLLRPLQESDVDNLLEISINEPETWKYSLVGADGKENLIQYIQLAIKARENQKEFPFIVFDKKTQKYAGSTRFYDMNLEYKTLQLGFTWYGSAFRGTGLNKHCKFLLLQFAFETLGMERVEFRADNNNERSIAAMKSIGCKVEGVLRSHMPTANSDVRRDSIVLSILRNEWFDEVRENLKRKL
- a CDS encoding curli assembly protein CsgF, coding for MKNLISFVFVLGFCTVSFAQDLAYKPINPAFSGGETFNYQWMLSSAQAQNDYKEDNTNGYKQPTDLERFKSTLNNQLLNRISNSLFEGQFGSGTGSGGGTGGGQGLTPGNYVFGTLSVDIYNSNLGMVVNILDIETGEQTQVIIPGK